ACCTGCCACCAACCCGACAGTTCGGCCCGGGCCCCCATTCTGAACGGCATCTACGGTTCGGAGATCGCGCTGCTCGGCGGCAACCGCACGAAGGCCGACGACAACTACATCCGGGAATCGATCCTCGAACCCAGCGCCAAGGTGGTGGCCGGCTACCAGCCGATCATGCCCACCTACAAGGGGCAACTGACCGAAGAGGAGATCCTGGAGCTGATGAGCTACATCAAGTCGCTCGACGGCGCCGACCAGGGCGCCCAGGGCACCAGGTGATGCGGGCGGGAGTTCTCGCCGAAGCCCCCGACCAGTGCGGCCCCGCGGGGTCGAGAAGGGTCCACGCGCCATGACGAGCACGACGATCACATCGGGCGGCGGCCGTGACGCCACCCCCGACCACGAACACCCCGACTACCTCAACGACGGGTACGGGGCGAAGTCGTGGCTTCTGAGTACCGATCACAAGCGGATCGCGATCCTCTACCTGATCTCGGCCACGGCGTTCTTCCTCCTGGGGAGCATCTTCGCCGCTCTGATCCGGCTCGAGCTGGCCACGCCCCAGGGCGACCTGGTCCAGCCGGACATGTACAACCGACTGTTCACGATCCACGGCGTGATCATGGTGTTCCTGTTCCTGATCCCGGCCATTCCGGGCATCTTCGGGAACTTCCTGATCCCGATCATGATCGGGGCCAAGGACCTGGCCTTCCCTCGACTGAACCTGGGGAGCTGGTACGTCTACAACCTCGGCTCGATTCTGGTGCTGTTGGCCGTCTTCCGCGGTGGACTCGACACCGGTTGGACCTTCTACGTGCCCTTCAGTTCGAGCTACTCGGCCACGAACGTCGTGTTGGCAGCCGTGGGGATCTTCATCGCCGGCTTCGCGTCGATCATGACCGGCCTGAACTTCCTGGTGACCGTCCACCGTCTGCGGGCCCCGGGCATGACCTGGTTCCGGCTGCCGCTCTTCGTCTGGAGCCACTACGCCACGAGCATCATCATCCTGCTCGGCACACCGGTCGTTGCGATCACGCTGCTGTTGGTGGGCGCCGAACGGGTGCTGCACCTGGGAATCTTCGACCCCGCCTACGGCGGGGATCCCCTGCTCTTCCAGCACCTCTTCTGGTTCTACAGCCATCCGGCCGTGTACATCATGGTGCTGCCGGCCATGGGCATCCAGAGCGAGATCATCGCCGCCTTCTCGCGCAAGCGCATCTTCGGCTACAAGTTCGTGGCCTACTCGAGCATGGCGATCGCAGTCCTGGGCTTCCTGGTCTGGGGTCACCACATGTACACCAGCGGCCAGTCGCCCTATGCGGCCGTCGTGTTCTCGATCCTGACCATGCTGGTGGCCGTACCGAGCGCCGTGAAGACCTTCAACTGGACGGCCACGCTCTACCGCGGATCGGTGAGCTTCGAGACACCCATGCTCTACGCCCTGGCCTTCATCGGGCTCTTCCTGGTGGGTGGTCTGACGGGCGTCATGCTG
The Candidatus Krumholzibacteriia bacterium DNA segment above includes these coding regions:
- the ctaD gene encoding cytochrome c oxidase subunit I; this encodes MTSTTITSGGGRDATPDHEHPDYLNDGYGAKSWLLSTDHKRIAILYLISATAFFLLGSIFAALIRLELATPQGDLVQPDMYNRLFTIHGVIMVFLFLIPAIPGIFGNFLIPIMIGAKDLAFPRLNLGSWYVYNLGSILVLLAVFRGGLDTGWTFYVPFSSSYSATNVVLAAVGIFIAGFASIMTGLNFLVTVHRLRAPGMTWFRLPLFVWSHYATSIIILLGTPVVAITLLLVGAERVLHLGIFDPAYGGDPLLFQHLFWFYSHPAVYIMVLPAMGIQSEIIAAFSRKRIFGYKFVAYSSMAIAVLGFLVWGHHMYTSGQSPYAAVVFSILTMLVAVPSAVKTFNWTATLYRGSVSFETPMLYALAFIGLFLVGGLTGVMLGTLGFDVHVHDTYFVVAHFHYVMVGVTVTAFLGGLHFWWPKITGRMYPEGWAKLSALLVFAGFNLTFFPQFLLGYLGMPRRYHAYPDDWQVLNVLSSAGASILGVGFILPGIYLTWSLVKGKKAPPNPWGATGLEWQIGSPPTKHNFEEDVVVTHEAYDYHGLAAATRSSDAPTTKEQENVV